A genomic segment from Aspergillus puulaauensis MK2 DNA, chromosome 1, nearly complete sequence encodes:
- a CDS encoding tetratricopeptide repeat protein (COG:S;~EggNog:ENOG410PFK3;~InterPro:IPR042621,IPR011990;~go_function: GO:0005515 - protein binding [Evidence IEA]), giving the protein MLAMFKALSSLIQSSPEYWPVLQHELESAIESARAANKYDDLAIFLFQLGNAMHYLRREVPDDCAKAVGYWRECLATVRDKVPSADQKGLKFVEKQALDHLSIGYSETAIHAEGAELADIVEKLQEAHKEDRLSSSVKYVLASLYTSKGQLDKARDLLRSEMVTAFNILVDDDIGNDWQGFVAIRHLLAHTGDYENARKISFLIPARKFNGEVLMALFADEEPSLEIARETLAAVYERECTGDRTDASNLQAVLGEAQRLSAAAEPGSEEAAIYSKVLMILNQFDYLIDSTYSCNNCNREWDYEMCFHICKYCHSMDLCDVCYNDLQSDNTTKVLICSKLHDWWELAPWTIASYVRAWKRLIPVKAEDGSEELIDPSKWLGTICEQWGLSKSDWNFE; this is encoded by the coding sequence ATGCTGGCTATGTTCAAGGCACTCTCCTCACTGATCCAATCCTCCCCAGAATACTGGCCTGTCCTGCAGCATGAGCTCGAATCGGCGATTGAGAGTGCGCGCGCGGCGAATAAGTACGACGATCTCGCCattttcctcttccagctagGCAACGCCATGCACTATCTTCGCAGGGAGGTCCCCGATGATTGCGCAAAGGCCGTGGGCTACTGGCGCGAGTGTCTCGCAACAGTTCGCGACAAGGTTCCTTCAGCAGACCAAAAGGGCCTTAAATTTGTCGAAAAACAGGCGCTTGACCATCTCAGCATCGGTTATTCAGAGACGGCCATCCATGCTGAGGGCGCCGAGCTTGCAGACATTGTAGAAAAGCTGCAAGAAGCACACAAGGAGGACAGGCTCTCCTCAAGCGTCAAGTACGTGCTCGCGTCGCTATACACATCGAAAGGACAGCTCGACAAAGCACGAGATCTACTTCGCTCTGAGATGGTGACTGCTTTTAATATtctcgttgatgatgacATTGGCAATGACTGGCAGGGCTTCGTTGCAATTCGGCACCTCCTAGCCCACACGGGAGACTATGAGAATGCCCGGAAAATCTCTTTCCTGATTCCAGCACGCAAGTTCAATGGGGAAGTACTCATGGCACTTTTCGCGGACGAAGAGCCTTCACTGGAAATAGCCAGGGAGACATTGGCCGCAGTCTACGAAAGAGAGTGCACCGGAGATAGGACGGACGCCAGCAATCTGCAGGCGGTTTTGGGAGAGGCACAGAGACTGTCAGCGGCGGCAGAGCCTGGCAGTGAGGAGGCTGCTATCTATAGCAAGGTGCTCATGATTCTTAACCAATTCGACTATCTGATAGACAGCACCTACTCGTGCAACAATTGCAATCGGGAATGGGATTATGAGATGTGCTTTCACATTTGCAAGTATTGCCACTCAATGGACCTTTGCGATGTCTGCTACAATGATCTTCAATCAGATAACACCACCAAGGTTCTTATTTGTAGCAAGCTACACGACTGGTGGGAGTTGGCGCCCTGGACGATCGCTAGCTATGTTCGCGCGTGGAAGAGATTGATTCCGGTGAAGGCTGAGGATGGAAGTGAGGAGTTGATCGACCCTTCGAAGTGGCTTGGTACTATTTGTGAGCAATGGGGGCTGTCAAAGTCGGACTGGAATTTCGAGTAG
- a CDS encoding uncharacterized protein (COG:S;~EggNog:ENOG410PFK3;~InterPro:IPR027417,IPR042621,IPR031350;~PFAM:PF17109), which produces MSTESKDNAPQSLKEFWDKTIIHFQERTGQRLDGVSRSLDDLQKTLKDHYDDRRDSDDVSKAKGIGFQIIHCIQLLGGIAAEGASMVFAPAGLCFNALSFLLDIPKKVHEFHGEVDAIFEEVGPALAQFRIYQRMEANTQIDEALRMSIFEVMTCFVDLCADCMAIHKEGRWKSFRRSAKRILLDDGSVKEGLDRFKKLTQSQLDIQATLTLEVALETNQYASFIKTTTVEINATTKVIQTEVSGLVEGERKRTLDDTRKKYLSTIKTTLGLKDEHIVTVTDARERMWKSSVKDSGKWLNDVDAYKQWIDRDSTADPFLVLTGDPGTGKSYMVSAIAKEIKSSNSAIRAEQNLVGYYSFSIGGKSDSDSQRPETAIKSICVQLAEQGHVYAKHVAGACSESGKDEKYFRDASCPELWKTLGMGSPAKNTTHYIFLDSVSESTLQARELDRLVEAIQQGYITDSEDRKPSRVRILVSVDPPVLEKSKLSSASTQCIDITQYNHDDIQAFIVEELTKADLFQGTDEDSQRRRKMTEERLMKRSNNCYTAVKQDLSKIKEIIASGGTEDELKRVLQDASSDPTDLVRSDIEALEAVLKPREIEEINELLIWTVVGSGAFELEELAAALFLRFNTVSLQPLAKKVTGKYSKVFMLAYGDEYMTLRDHIEDCVVAKRDKARHSPDEPKITATISITNGNISSVQRFFWALNDYSFLERFAFQPEPDIANTGTRKIQLYKVDAHFEIVKRAFNFFLVPEKDERSKALGRYLMGYITDHLRALHEATGLDELLPAEKQTGSSVVGFRGTRAMTKWRFSGNGWMTLWPLRAWEFAIGDGWRK; this is translated from the exons ATGAGCACCGAGTCCAAGGACAACGCCCCACAGTCACTGAAGGAGTTCTGGGACAAGACCATCATCCACTTCCAGGAGCGCACGGGCCAGAGACTCGATGGCGTCTCCAGGAGCCTCGACGATCTCCAAAAGACCCTCAAGGACCACTATGACGACCGGCGTGACAGCGACGATGTTTCCAAGGCAAAGGGGATTGGATTCCAGATCATCCACTGCATCCAGCTGCTAGGTGGCATTGCGGCCGAGGGTGCATCGATG GTATTCGCCCCGGCAGGTCTCTGCTTCAACGCCTTGTCCTTTCTGCTCGACATTCCCAAGAAAGTCCATGAGTTCCACGGCGAGGTCGATGCGATCTTCGAGGAAGTTGGACCGGCGCTGGCCCAGTTCCGCATCTACCAGCGGATGGAAGCAAACACCCAGATCGACGAGGCTCTGCGGATGTCTATATTCGAGGTCATGACGTGCTTCGTGGATCTGTGCGCGGACTGCATGGCCATCCATAAAGAGGGGCGATGGAAAAGCTTCAGGCGCAGCGCCAAAAGGATCCTCCTGGACGATGGATCGGTCAAGGAGGGCCTGGACAGATTCAAAAAGCTCACCCAGAGTCAGCTCGATATCCAGGCAACCCTGACGCTTGAGGTGGCGCTGGAAACGAATCAGTATGCCAGCTTCATCAAGACGACCACAGTCGAGATCAACGCAACTACAAAGGTTATCCAGACTGAAGTGTCTGGCTTAGTCGAAGGAGAGCGCAAGCGGACTCTGGACGACACTCGCAAGAAGTACCTGAGCACGATCAAAACCACGCTTGGTCTAAAGGACGAGCACATCGTGACAGTGACAGACGCCCGGGAGAGAATGTGGAAGAGCTCCGTGAAGGACAGCGGCAAATGGCTGAACGACGTTGATGCATACAAGCAATGGATTGACAGAGACAGCACAGCGGACCCTTTCCTGGTGCTGACTGGGGACCCAGGAACAGGCAAGTCGTACATGGTCTCTGCCATTGCCAAAGAGATCAAGTCCAGCAACTCTGCGATCAGGGCTGAGCAGAACCTGGTTGGCTACTACTCGTTCTCGATCGGTGGGAAGAGCGACAGTGACAGCCAGCGACCAGAGACAGCGATCAAGTCCATTTGCGTGCAGCTGGCAGAACAGGGCCATGTCTATGCAAAGCATGTGGCCGGTGCGTGCAGCGAGTCTGGCAAAGATGAGAAGTACTTTCGAGATGCCAGCTGTCCGGAGCTCTGGAAGACGTTGGGCATGGGCTCTCCGGCCAAGAACACAACGCATTACATTTTTCTGGACTCTGTCAGTGAAAGTACCCTTCAAGCGAGAGAGCTTGATCGACTGGTGGAAGCCATCCAACAGGGATATATCACCGACTCCGAAGATCGAAAACCCAGTCGAGTCCGCATCCTCGTCAGCGTGGACCCCCCAgtgctggagaagagcaAGCTAAGCTCAGCTTCGACCCAGTGCATTGACATTACACAGTACAACCACGATGACATCCAAGCCTTCATCGTGGAAGAGCTCACGAAAGCTGATCTGTTCCAGGGAACCGACGAGGACTCCCAGCGGCGCAGAAAGATGACCGAGGAGCGGCTGATGAAGCGGTCCAACAACTGCTACACCGCAGTCAAGCAGGATCTGAGCAAGATCAAAGAGATCATTGCCTCGGGTGGTACAGAGGACGAGCTGAAACGAGTGCTGCAGGACGCCAGCTCGGACCCGACGGACCTGGTACGGTCTGATATTGAGGCACTCGAAGCCGTTCTCAAGCCAAGGGAGATCGAAGAGATCAACGAGCTGTTGATCTGGACAGTCGTTGGCAGTGGAGCGTTTGAGCTCGAGGAACTGGCGGCCGCCCTGTTCCTTCGCTTCAACACCGTCTCCCTCCAACCGCTGGCAAAGAAGGTCACTGGCAAATATTCCAAGGTCTTTATGCTGGCTTACGGGGACGAATACATGACGCTTAGAGATCACATCGAAGACTGCGTTGTGGCCAAACGCGACAAGGCCAGGCATTCCCCTGACGAGCCCAAAATCACCGCGACCATCAGCATCACAAATGGAAATATCAGCTCGGTCCAGCGCTTTTTCTGGGCATTGAACGACTATTCCTTCCTTGAAAGATTTGCCTTCCAGCCCGAGCCAGACATCGCCAACACCGGCACTAGGAAGATCCAGCTGTACAAAGTGGATGCCCATTTTGAGATTGTCAAACGGGCATTTAACTTCTTCCTTGTACCCGAGAAGGATGAAAGAAGCAAGGCTCTAGGAAGGTATCTGATGGGATACATCACGGACCATCTCAGGGCGTTGCACGAAGCCACCGGTCTGGACGAACTCTTACCAGCCGAGAAACA AACTGGGAGTTCCGTCGTTGGGTTTCGTGGCACGAGAGCCATGACGAAATGGAGATTTTCTGGAAATGGCTGGATGACCCTGTGGCCGTTGCGCGCCTGGGAGTTCGCGATAGGCGATGGCTGGCGGAAATGA
- a CDS encoding uncharacterized protein (COG:S;~EggNog:ENOG410PV9G;~InterPro:IPR000073,IPR029058,IPR013595;~MEROPS:MER0000440;~PFAM:PF08386,PF00561), whose product MALQWSTQLLQAVPPSALQWSPCPSDPALDCTTLTVPLEYADPDNGNLAHIPLARFNATVPTSQRKGHLLTNPGGPGSSGIDFLLNGAGEGIFNITGGFYDIVSWDPRGVGSARPLLQCFNTAGEETEASDSVSAAANVEYTQLTNQSYMPEFYSAIQDYDAEVGTLANACAEHNSTALYTSSAAYVARDMAAIADALERKDNATLNYWGFSYGTIFGAEFIQTFPERVGRIVFDGVFDPEANAKTYASQLPNDELFVRDTIDDLVAFCNDAGPDGCALSRPPGSPNSTIDIAERLATLQASLYETPVEVPDGSFSIDVSTFSFFMYSFIKLPTTWPAVASAVSALEAGDAGPLADLLTDGVGSGSVTNHSAPDTGSLAGWPLQCIDNAPTNHTTVSELAKLVRDISLAEKTPWLNADLATLSFCRNFPDKRPRVSNLGAGMLKSGRTNEILTAQVTPVLIVNALHDPSTPVTSAHKLHGWLGSSSRLITRRGPGHTSMSLASLGLVQAIRDYLLDGQLPVTEVHDVSQLVFDSRIDQDTMTPDPVFNGTYTDQEMGLLRSTYEIFLAFLSLP is encoded by the coding sequence ATGGCCCTGCAGTGGTCGACCCAGCTCTTGCAGGCTGTCCCTCCTTCAGCCCTGCAATGGTCACCGTGTCCATCCGACCCAGCCCTCGACTGCACAACCCTCACCGTCCCCCTCGAATACGCCGACCCTGACAATGGCAATCTCGCGCATATCCCCCTTGCCCGGTTCAACGCCACAGTCCCGACATCCCAGCGCAAGGGCCATCTTCTGACAAACCCCGGCGGACCGGGCTCATCCGGCatcgatttcctcctcaaCGGTGCCGGCGAGGGAatcttcaacatcacagGCGGATTCTACGATATCGTCTCCTGGGATCCACGCGGAGTAGGCTCTGCAAGACCCCTGCTACAATGCTTCAACACAGCCGGTGAAGAGACCGAAGCATCCGACTCCGTCTCTGCAGCCGCCAACGTCGAATACACCCAGCTCACGAACCAGAGCTACATGCCTGAATTCTACTCCGCAATCCAGGACTACGATGCCGAAGTCGGGACTCTCGCAAATGCATGCGCCGAGCATAACTCCACAGCACTGTACACCTCCAGCGCGGCATACGTCGCGCGAGACATGGCCGCCATCGCCGACGCCCTAGAGAGAAAGGACAATGCAACACTGAACTACTGGGGCTTCTCGTACGGAACGATCTTCGGCGCGGAATTCATCCAGACGTTCCCTGAGCGCGTTGGGCGGATCGTCTTCGATGGGGTATTCGACCCCGAGGCAAACGCAAAGACATACGCCAGCCAACTCCCCAACGACGAGCTATTCGTGCGCGATACAATCGACGACCTGGTTGCATTCTGCAATGACGCTGGGCCAGATGGATGCGCTTTGAGTAGACCGCCAGGATCCCCGAATAGCACTATAGACATTGCAGAGCGTCTCGCGACCCTGCAGGCCTCTCTATACGAAACCCCTGTCGAAGTCCCAGACGGCTCGTTCTCAATCGACGTCAGcaccttttctttcttcatgTACTCGTTCATCAAACTCCCGACCACCTGGCCGGCCGTTGCCTCTGCCGTCAGCGCCCTTGAAGCCGGCGACGCAGGACCCCTCGCCGACCTTCTCACAGACGGAGTCGGGTCGGGCTCTGTAACGAACCATTCCGCTCCAGATACAGGGTCTCTAGCAGGCTGGCCGCTGCAATGTATTGACAACGCACCGACGAACCACACGACTGTCTCAGAGCTGGCGAAATTGGTTCGTGATATCTCGCTTGCGGAGAAAACGCCCTGGCTGAACGCCGATCTGGCGACGCTATCCTTTTGTCGGAATTTCCCAGATAAAAGACCCAGAGTATCGAATCTCGGTGCTGGAATGCTGAAATCTGGACGGACGAATGAGATCCTTACTGCGCAAGTTACACCTGTCTTGATTGTGAATGCGCTGCATGATCCTAGTACACCTGTGACGTCTGCTCACAAACtgcatggctggctgggttcGTCCTCGCGTCTTATTACGAGACGTGGGCCTGGGCATACGAGTATGAGTCTTGCGTCGTTGGGTCTGGTACAGGCTATTCGGGATTATCTGCTTGATGGGCAGCTGCCTGTCACTGAGGTTCATGACGTGAGTCAGTTGGTGTTTGATAGCAGAATTGACCAGGATACCATGACTCCTGATCCGGTCTTTAATGGGACGTATACAGATCAGGAGATGGGCTTGTTGCGGTCTACTTATGAGATTTTCCTGGCGTTTTTGAGTTTGCCATAG
- a CDS encoding uncharacterized protein (TransMembrane:3 (n11-19c23/24o47-68i89-108o114-137i)) has product MQSLLATSRMAVGLGFLTIPSHLATLFTMPFSPEATIGCRMAGSRDLILGALLYACCSRSSTSGSTAVGKEKNGDNRERQSGWTDTQRALLAGIVVDALDVLTCLWCYCEGTLPLSSALLLGGGAALFCDIGGYCLYMQSKESR; this is encoded by the coding sequence ATGCAATCCCTCCTCGCAACCTCCCGGATGGCCGTCGGTCTCGGCTTCCTCACCATACCAAGCCACCTAGCGACCCTCTTCACAATGCCATTCAGCCCCGAAGCCACAATCGGGTGTCGAATGGCAGGGTCCCGCGATCTTATTCTCGGTGCTCTGCTGTATGCCTGCTGTTCGAGATCATCAACCTCAGGTAGTACTGCAGTcgggaaggagaagaatggTGACAACCGTGAACGACAGAGCGGGTGGACTGATACACAGCGGGCCCTGCTTGCCGGAATAGTAGTCGATGCACTGGACGTTTTGACTTGTTTGTGGTGTTACTGCGAGGGGACGTTGCCGCTTTCGTCGGCGTTGttgcttggtggtggtgccgcGCTTTTCTGTGATATTGGGGGGTATTGCTTGTATATGCAGTCGAAGGAGAGTCGTTAA